A DNA window from Procambarus clarkii isolate CNS0578487 chromosome 3, FALCON_Pclarkii_2.0, whole genome shotgun sequence contains the following coding sequences:
- the LOC138368959 gene encoding uncharacterized protein: MILDLHVGEHDIGLARLYVKSLGLYVKSLGLYVKSLGLYVKSLCLYVKSLGLHVKSLGLYVKSLDLYVKFVDLYVKSLDLYVKSLDLHVKSLDLHVKSLDLHVKSLDLHVKSLDLHVMSLNMQTETRAAFVMAMLNSKLESL, translated from the exons ATGATATTGGACTTGCACGTAGGAGAACATGATATTGGACTTGCAC gtctttatgtcaagtctctgggtctttatgtcaagtctctaggtctttatgtcaagtctctgggtctttatgttaAGTCTCtatgtctttatgtcaagtctctaggtcttcatgtcaagtctctaggtctttatgtcaagtctctag ACCTTTATGTCAAGTTTGTAgacctttatgtcaagtctctagacctttatgtcaagtctctagaccTTCATGTCAAGTCTCTAGACCTTCATGTCAAGTCTCTAGACCTTCATGTCAAGTCTCTAGACCTTCATGTCAAGTCTCTAGACCTTCATGTCATGTCTCTA AATATGCAGACTGAGACGAGAGCTGCCTTCGTGATGGCAATGTTAAACTCCAAGCTGGAGTCTTTGTGA